Proteins co-encoded in one Oreochromis aureus strain Israel breed Guangdong unplaced genomic scaffold, ZZ_aureus HiC_scaffold_24, whole genome shotgun sequence genomic window:
- the LOC120436812 gene encoding putative nuclease HARBI1 produces MLSESGIRQLFERRYVPANCHLLGDSGYPCKPWLLTPYLQPRQGPQLNYNRAHKTTRAVVERGIGQLKRRFHVLHGEVRLRPEKVSKVIIACAILHNICKVRQIAEPLEDEDEDNDEDGGEEDIYIPQGNLAQSGLPYRANFTNLHFRQAVAPCLLRTCDGIRLVVKTA; encoded by the exons ATGCTCTCCGAGAGTGGCATCAGACAGCTTTTTGAGAGACGCTATGTGCCAGCTAATTGCCACTTGTTAGGGGACAGTGGCTACCCATGCAAACCATGGCTCCTTACACCTTACCTCCAGCCACGCCAAGGGCCCCAACTAAACTATAACAG GGCCCACAAGACAACAAGAGCGGTGGTGGAGCGTGGCATAGGCCAGCTTAAGAGGCGCTTTCATGTTCTCCACGGAGAGGTGCGGCTGAGGCCTGAAAAAGTCAGCAAAGTCATCATAGCCTGTGCAATATTACACAATATTTGCAAGGTTAGACAGATTGCAGAACCTCTGGAGGATGAGGATGAAGACAACGATGAGGATGGTGGTGAAGAAGATATTTACATTCCACAGGGGAACCTAGCCCAGAGTGGACTGCCTTACAGGGCAAACTTCacaaatttacatttcaggCAAGCTGTAGCCCCATGTCTTTTGAGAACTTGTGATGGTattagacttgtag